In the Elizabethkingia bruuniana genome, ACTCATCATTGACGATATAATGAGAGATTGCGATGAATATGAAAGTTTAAAATTATCTTCCAAAATCATCCTGTACCCTTACAATATCATCCTCGTCGGACGGATTGTTAGCATCTGTATGCTGCCAGATCTCGGCAACTACTCCCCATCCGTCTAGTCCGATTAAACGGTGTCTTTCTCCCTGTTCCAGCTTTACCTGATCTTTTGGGTTATATTCTTTTAATTCGCCTTCTTCGTCAGTATTGCTTCGTTTAATACCTACAACACCATCCACAACTTGCCAAATTTCAGCTCTTCTGTGGTGATACTGCCAGCTCAATCTAGCCTGAGGAGCAACCAAAAGAATTTTAGGGCTTAGCTT is a window encoding:
- a CDS encoding phosphoheptose isomerase is translated as MNTEKTEIFNRIEKTLGEQGFNIVAKDDSRPWGGFFVIEEKQAQDFANQYFDGIDVEGLKIGGKLSPKILLVAPQARLSWQYHHRRAEIWQVVDGVVGIKRSNTDEEGELKEYNPKDQVKLEQGERHRLIGLDGWGVVAEIWQHTDANNPSDEDDIVRVQDDFGR